The Mytilus edulis chromosome 4, xbMytEdul2.2, whole genome shotgun sequence nucleotide sequence aataaagcaCTAGCTACTAGCAGTAAGTAACAAACACGACAGCTccagatttaaaattaaattaatctaattaattattatattattgcattcatttaaattaTATAACTTTTCGTTATCCGTGTCAAATATGGTGCAATTAATAGACATCAAAATCATTCAAATCTATAGAGAACAAGGTACATTAATTGCAATATTGAACAAAACTGGTTTAAAGTGAAATATTTTGCTCTGAATTGCGGAAAAGCCACATATGTGTAGATATTTAAGGATTCATTTTCATGAAGAATGCAAGTACCGGTTAATCTATATTCAGTCGGCTTTTGATCACGAGAAAGcattttgtttgttaatcaaaCATTAAATGACGACATTATTATGTTTGTAAACTACATCAGAGGTGATCTAGTACCCGCAGCAAACCGGAAACCTAACCATTCCATATGTATAAAAAAGGAATGTTATTATTGTCAATATTAAATCTAATAAAATCAAACTCAACATGTATTTGAGTGTAGATGATTACGTACTACAATATGATAAGATTTGTGCaaacttttttcttcatttctatTAACTGGAATCCAACTGTGTGGATGGACTGACATAAGGACCGTATTTACCGTGACTACGTTGAATAGTGTATACTTATAATAACTGATTTTAAACtattatgttatatttataaGTGGTTGAAAACACATCATTTTATAATGttatctttttctttatttatccTCTGAAAACCTCGGGGATTGGTGTTTTAATATAAAGACGATAAAAATCGATATTGACATGTTTTAGTCGTCCGAAAACTAGTGTGcttagtcttttttttatttatcatctaAACATGCAACAATCAAAGTAATATAACACTCGAACTATAAACATGAGACAAGGACAATCAAATGTAATCTATGTTCTGTGGTCCAAATCATTCCTATAACATTTTTATTAGCCGTTCATTAATTATCATCTGGAAACCACGATATTTGAATTTTGTAATAATTAAATATCATCACTCTGAATGTTTAAAGTGAACATAGATAAATTAATCAAACTGAGTGGTCAATATCATTTTCAATTAAATGTCAATGAATTTTTTAAAACGCGGTTCTGATTCTATCATCTGaaagcataattttttttaacatagagCACATTCGTCACATACACTATGTTATTATCTATTACTAGTATAATGCAGGACAAATGCAATCACAAGAGAACCAACTGATCGATAGTATTAAAAACCTTAATCCAAAATTCAGTTCGGTTCTAAACATTTCTAACATTTGTTTTGGTTTCCTGCTCTCTCAAAACGAGTGGTCAATTTTGACTTACTAAACAGCACTCTGCGTGAGTTCAATTTCAGGAAGCAATGATTATGATTTATATATCTCATCAGTTTATTGCATTATGAAACAATACCGATCTTAAGTGAAATATATTTAGCTTTGAATTGCGGAAAAGGCGCATATGTGAATATATCTAAGGATTCCTTTCATCAGTATGATCGTTGCAATTACCGATTTATCTGTGTTCAGCCGTTTTATATTGTAAGATTAAAAACTATGCAATCTGATAAACTTAACATGCAATCTTCGACTGGCAATAAATATCTTAACAGGATGCTATTTTGATCTGCACCTGTGTAAACCTTTAAGATATATCTGTTGACAGAGAGTTATGTCTTATAACAGAGAAATAGAAATACTAGTTTCCCTTCATCTCCATCTTGATACAAGATATATGTAACTTCAATAAAGTGGTGGTAAATTCAAGAAACTGAAATAATGTACATGTTATCTTTATGGCATGGTTTGATAATTAAATCATACAGTATTGCCCATTGACTTGTTATTACTCTTTAATAATCATGAAACTGCTCGTGTATTATCACTACATTATTGAACAAAAACGTCTGATAGTTCGGTTGGTATAGATATAGTCCGCTTATTTTCTAATTTGATAGAAAtacggtcaaactcataaatcgaaaataaactgacaacgccatggatgtCACACATTCGGAACAACGCCCCAAAAACAAAAAGTGTAGCCCCCTCGTGCAAACATGCATATATTACTGATTATAAAGTCAAATGTATGCACCCGCAAAATATTCCCTCTTTTTTTAGAACAATCATAATTCTCACCatctataaaattgaaataatgaaactgcatgtgactgtcatacaagtgagaggtttaactagctatcaaaccaggtttaatccacatgTTTTCACAAAAGGAAacacatgtaccaagtcagaatgAGAACAATTGTTTCCATTCATTTACTGTGTTTGATATACTCACTGATATTGTTATaagattataatttataaatatgtacATATTCATGTGTAAGTTGTCATTATTGGAAATTTAGGTACTCTATTGGTgggtaaacaaacaaatatatcatgaATCTAATATGGTTTAACATCGACGTTAAGAAGGATATTAAAAGTGATTAGATACATCCGTGTATGGTAACCAATGATcattatgttatgttatgtgcGAAACGATACCTTTTGCATAAACTTGTTCCCTTTAATATATAACACGTGTTAATCGCAAATGTAATTTGATTGTATTCGGCTAACGCGCTGGTCTCTGACAGCTTGCTACTGTATTAAACGAAGcgaaattgtttttatttcattttgacttGCTAAAGTACCTTTTTTATGGTATTTGTTCATTTACAAATAAGCATGTTTGAAATAGTACTTTAGGACTCAAAGAAGGACAATCTATAATTCAATCAGTTTAATGCATACATGTAGTGCTTCATAAGTAAGTAAACATTTTGAAGCGATATTTGTATGTTTCTTCCGCTAAAAATGTAAAAACCGAAACAACTAATCTTTGAAAGGTTTAAAACATATTGCAACATGTGACATCCATTGACGTGTTTAGGttgatgttgttttctttttctttgataCTACAAATCGATTTAACGAACGTAAACAAGCTTATAGGAGTAAATAGTATAATAATTTTACAGTTAATAAGTATATtcctttttacaaataaaatggcTATTCCCCTTCGTTGAACAATCCATGACATGCTTTAGGGATTGTATTTGCATATAATGCTACACgtatatttaaatacatgtacatactaaGTCAATGTGAAAGATGAATTCTTTTATACAGTAAATTActatttaattgacaaaaaaacattcCGTCAAACTCGTCCGCATTCTTAATCTAAAGTCATTTTTTTCTTGATATCTGGATTTTCTGCTTGTTACTTGTTAAGATACTTTCACCAatcttttctttgttttgatgATTTGCACTGGAATATCTTGTTAgtgtatatatatttctgaatGCTCCTTATTTCTATTCTGTATTGCGTCTCAATTTTAATTcctaaaatcaatatttattgttCGAAATGCATTCAGTAAATGGCATTATCAAATAAACATaggcaatcatagcacatctctttatttatatCAAAGTAATCAAACAAGAATTatggttttatattttaaataaagaatCTAAATTGCAGTATCAACAGACTTGATGATCAGTTAATTGCTAGTATTATTTGATGCGGTATTGGTTATTACTGTTTTGCATGTGCTTAAGTTCTGTCAATTAAATATGTATTGTAGCGACGTACTTTTCGTGTTCCTAATTTTAATGTACAATTTTTTATTCACCTTCGTTTTAGTACAATGATTTTTAATATCTATCGAGTGAAATTTGAATAACCCCATTATTTTTTCAGGTTTTTATATTTAGTGTACTGAGAGGACCATTTGAGGAAGATTTCTACCAATGTGTTGATAAGACATTCCCTTACAAGCAATATCAGAAAATGTACAACATGTTTTCATTGATTACCCAGTTCATGATACCTCTAGGAATTATGGTCGTATCGTATGGTCTCATATTTTACACAATATCTATAAAATCTAAGGAATTCAGAGGTAAGTGTTTAGTTACGGCAAGAAACTTGTACTACACGCAATGTTTACAGTGCCAGCGTTCAATATaattgttgtcttattgacaatcataccaatatattcatatatttaatactgtttgacattttaaaaattataatcatACAGTGCGTATGTTCAACAAAGGCCACAGTCGAccgtttatttacatgtacatgacacACAGTTATCATCAATTGTATATATCACACAGTGTTGCTCTCTCGTACATATCGAAATCACAATCGGATATTGATCTATTATGAGGCTGGTGCTACCTGATAATCTTCCAAAGGAATATTGTTTTAATGATAAATGGATATTCTTTTGTCATATTTTGTCGGCTAATAAATATGCGAGacataataaaatgcttcttttttaaGTAAACCTATGCTTATTGAAGGTAATCCCGAAATGAAAAGAAGTGGGAAAGAATTTGCGAATATGTTCAAATTGCTACAGCTTTTTCAATGTAAAAGTTAATTATTTCCAAATCGATTCTTTaacctttattttttgtttagtttatcGTGGTTCTCACAAACTTCATCATATTTGTTTGTAATCGCAccaaagtgatttttttttttattaaagtaataatcatattcaatgtaagcatacatttatatttttagaaccaGAACATGCGTCAACGTCGTCAGAATCAGCGAGAGGACAAGTAAGGAGCACATTCATGAGGAAAGCAAAACGAAAAGCATTACGAATGTCTATTTTTATTGTTGCAACATTCATCGTTTGTTGGTTTCCTTActatgttatatttacaagaaaagCTTTCGGTGATTCCGAGGAAACATATAATGCTACATTATTAACAGTTTTAACAACGATTGGTCAGTCTAACGCAGTGTTGAATCCTATCATATATGGAGCTTTCCATTTGTGCAAGGTGCATAAACCAAGGTTAGTTGGGAAGGCCGCTTTTTCAAAACCCAGTAATAAAAATGACTGTAATGGCTACATCTTCTTGTTAGTGCGGACTACGGATGTCAAATGTATTAAGATAAGACCCAATGAAATTCGACTGGACATCTCAAAATGAGGTCAGTGTAAATTCAATGTTATTTAGCTCTCTTTTAATATTTCTATCTCTCTATTTTAGTCTTCAAAATTATTGAATATGAAATTTTTGTCTATTTACTGGGTAACGAAAAAGCGATGCTTCTTTTAGAACTTCTATGTTGTGGTAGTGAAAAATGTCATAAGCAGATTTCTGGACtaattggttatcaaaggtactatgattataatttagtacaccagacgcgcgtttcatttatccaagactcatcagtgacgctcatatcaaaatatttataaagccaaacatgtacaaagttgaagagcattgaggatccaaaatttcaaaaaattgtgccaaatgaCAAAATACACGAATCAAAGGGCACCTCTTGATCTTCCACAtagtgtttttctttgtttttttaaaacatccatgttaatatattttataagaacTTCGATAAAGAGTctataaaatcaatatatatatagtggaCAAATCCTAGACTGTGTCGGAAACGGAAAGTAGGCGAGTAGTTAGGGTATTTTTCTTATTCATTAATAACCTTATATTATGCAAAAAATCGTTTATGGAGCGTCATAGTATTGTTCTAAACGggttaaaattattttgaaaacccgTGATTCTTTCAATGTGAGAAATACTTTGGAATTccttattatattttcaatacttcattaaagtaaaagaaaatacAGACATTAAGCCGACATGTATAGAAATGAACAGTCCACTGATTTCGACTTCTTTCGACCAATTCCCTTTTCCCATGGAATAGTGATTGCAAGTTGAAACGACAGCAATCCGTAACTGCTCATGACATTTCATaaatttgtagtttttgtatCCTATAACAACAATTGTCGTTTTTATCATTACGTGacataattaaaattatatatatatatatagtttgtagATGTGTTTGTTCGTTCGTTTGGTGGTAGATAATacaggcagcagtagtatacagctatttaaaagtaaaaaaaagtgaaTGAGCACTTTATCGATTATAGAGAAGGCTCCACTATTATTccaataaacaatatattatttGTTGTAAATATTTAGCCTTTATGCACATGTTAATGTAGCAAATCCTTGATCACGAATGCTGTGCTACCGACTTTTGTAATTAATAGCTAGATGTGAATATCTGTTGTCTAATTGAAACATTGGGAAAGACTAAATTTGAGTTCATCGCGAGGTAATGTTGATGTGATTCATTACCAGACACATTTGAAAGATGTTTGACCTTACGACGTACAAACACAGTTTAATTCTTAATTTAAAAGACATGTATATACTGAATGATAATTAGTTGAATTACACAAATTCATCCAAATGATACCAGTTTcagttttttcttcaattttaactttgatttaaacaaacattttgctGCACAGATATTTTTATTGTCAGCTGGTAGGTTGGTTCACCACTGTGAGTTATCTGCCACGTTATAGTTGCCGTGacattattttattgaaaattatttgtataaagGTAAAAAACGAAACATGCCAGTTATTTCTcttcattttaacattttaagaatacttgcattttttaaaagaattttcatAGACCCCTTGTTTGATTGAACCAAACAAATATAACTTTTCAATCTCTATTATATTCAAGATTTAACGACGTAAATATACCAAAATCAACTAACAATTACCACAAGGGTTAACACAACCAAAGATAATAACACCGACGTTTATACAAATAACACATTATAAATCCTTTCCGTCCGAACCAATGGGTTCACTTTCCGTCCGAACCTCTGGGTTCACTTTCCGTCCGAACCTCTGGGTTCACTTTCCGTCCGAACCTCTTGGTTCACTTTCCGTCCGAACCTCTGGGTTCACTTTCCGTCCGAACCTCTGGGTTCACTTTCCGTCCGAACCTCTTGGTTCACTTTCCGTCCGAACCTCTGGGTTCACTTTCCGTCCGAACCTCTGGGTTCACTTTCCGTCCGAACCTCTTGGTTCACTTTCCGTCCGAACCTCTGGGTTCACTTTCCGTCCGAACCTCTTGGTTCACTTTCATAAGGAACGCTGAAACACATTATAAATCCTTTCCGTCCGAACCTCTTGGTTCACTTTCATAAGGAACGCTGAAACATATAAATCCTTTCCGTCCGAACCTCTGGGTTCACTTTCATAAGGAACGCTGAAACATATAAATCCTTTCCGTCCGAACCTCTGGGTTCACTTTCATAAGGAACGCTGAAACATATAAATCCTTTCCGTCCGAACCTCTGGGTTCACTTTCATAAGGAACGCTGAAACATAAGAATTTGAAAGCCAGGGATACATAAATACGTAGAGTCGTTAAAGTATAAAACCGCTAATTCATAACCCCTTTGCTTTCTAAgttaaaatctgcaatttcaagcatttaATTTAAAGGGTACTctgtcttaagttcaaataaagtgacagtcATTCCATGTCAAAACAATACCTTATCCATACTTGTACTGAAACATTTAACATGCCTTCAACtgcatattagagcgtactggttcccAGAAGTTTGATAGTAAAATAGCCGgtacttctgatctgaacaacagaGCTACTGTGCTCTCTATTACAAATTTATTACTTCTTTACCATTAATCATAAACTTTCAATAATggttctacagtgatcccaagtCCCAAGCTTTCATCAAATACCAACAACTaccaaaatattttacctattgACAAAGATGCAGCTATGCGAAGGAACTatggggttaaaaatgtttacattttattttggaCCGGACCAAGATTAATAGTTCTATACCATAAGAGCGGTATGACCAAAACTGTTCACAAATCAGTCGCTAAATTTATCTAAGGTTAAATTTGTGTCTAAATTTCCTTTACTAAAAAGTATattgtttttagctcaccaggTCAAAATCTATTAAAAATCTTCTCcgaaattactgggccaaatttatccaaattTGTCTACATTCAGCATTAgggtatcaaattaaaaaatcataaggTCTACAATAAGTCTACATCACCGACATTGTCAGTAATTGACGCTATTGccctttaattattatttttgtatttttgtattttttattgcaATTGCATATTAACTTGGAAATTATTATAGAAacgttaaatttaaaaaatgatcagcaaaactAGATCTTAAAATAAGCAATTATGGCTGAATCTTCATTCGACTTGTCATTGGAGTTATTGCCAATTAGAAATGATTTTCACAATTAATGCATCAATGGTGAAATCAAACCACCTGTATCTGTTATGATTCATATCAGTACCGATCCCCTGGCTACTGAGCTGAAACAACAGGGGACCTGTAACTGTTGTTCCCGCTACTGAGCTGAAACAACAGGGGACCTGTTACTGTTGTTCCCAAGCAGTGGGGTTGACCGAAAATGTACCATTATATATAACATTTCTCTTatacttgattttttttgttcgcACAGTTTCCTGGTAAAATGGTAGGTTGAATcgtaattaagatttttttttctcgtgtTTCTTTTTTCTCTGGATTATTTACTGATATATATACTGGAATGCGAATATTATGAACTGCAGTTCCCTGACTTATGATAAAAAGCAATATCTGATTAGTTCGATcgcaacatttaaaaaagaaaaatcactgcGATcgcaacatttaaaaaagaaaaatcactgcGAATTGTATAAATTCAATAGTCATATTTTTCGAATTTATAGAATATTGCAATACGTTCTGAATGTACTCGGATAACTATACGTAATCCAAGTCCAAGTTTAACTGTAGTGTTTGGCTATATAAACATATTCTAATGTTTAATTATCTACTTTCAGGTTTATGAAAAGAGACAAATCACCAGGAACATGCGATAAAATTCCCTTCATTCGCCGTTACACCAGACATGAGGACCACGATGGGGCTAATGGAACCAATATGACAATAGTGGCGATGAGGCGAAATACTGTTATCATGTGTAAATGTAGTCAAACTCCAGCAATGATCAAACAATCAAAGGTCCCATGTATCATCATTATGTGTAAATGTGATGAAGGGACCAAACCATTAACGGAAGAGGTTACTTCTTCTGGAGATACATAATAATACACAAATGACAATAAATTACGAAAGGAATAATGTTAATGACTACATATTACGTTAAAACATTTGCTCATTTTGTCACACCTTGAATAAAATAAGTATACTGTAAATTGTGAAATGTTAACATCAAGTTATTGATGCTGCTATTGATGAAGTGACACATATCGACTTAAATCAAATTAatgcaattttaaaagaaattctgCATTAAATATTAGATACGTACAATGCACAATAATGTGAGATTTAACCATTCGAATTTACGCCCAAACAAATACATTGCGTAAAACATCTGTAATAAGGAATTATTGATGGAAAAAACAtgtgatcaattttattaatttacgTTTGAAAACGTAGGTTATACGTCTATTTTTGCAACAAAAAATCAACATCACCCACAGCCATCtatgtcttttgtagacgaccgACTTTAACAACATAGGCGTACTGACTCCTTAGCTGGTGATTCCCGCGGGCACTTAACGACCGCAAATTAAAGGTTCGAATTTAATGGCGT carries:
- the LOC139521087 gene encoding gonadotropin-releasing hormone receptor-like isoform X1, translating into MDKNFTYNVTSSFGENVTFITSSKWPLRTEQPPTFNEAFMTRTIIFGLLFLMALIGNTATIIQMYRMRKRRSTINILIVNLAIADLLITFFIMGVDAVWASTVQWLAGNVMCKIVKFGTATGLLASTYIIVVISLDRCCVIMDPISRHKAPKRVKIMIVISWILSALFSLPQVFIFSVLRGPFEEDFYQCVDKTFPYKQYQKMYNMFSLITQFMIPLGIMVVSYGLIFYTISIKSKEFREPEHASTSSESARGQVRSTFMRKAKRKALRMSIFIVATFIVCWFPYYVIFTRKAFGDSEETYNATLLTVLTTIGQSNAVLNPIIYGAFHLCKVHKPRFMKRDKSPGTCDKIPFIRRYTRHEDHDGANGTNMTIVAMRRNTVIMCKCSQTPAMIKQSKVPCIIIMCKCDEGTKPLTEEVTSSGDT
- the LOC139521087 gene encoding gonadotropin-releasing hormone receptor-like isoform X2; this encodes MDKNFTYNVTSSFGENVTFITSSKWPLRTEQPPTFNEAFMTRTIIFGLLFLMALIGNTATIIQMYRMRKRRSTINILIVNLAIADLLITFFIMGVDAVWASTVQWLAGNVMCKIVKFGTATGLLASTYIIVVISLDRCCVIMDPISRHKAPKRVKIMIVISWILSALFSLPQVFIFSVLRGPFEEDFYQCVDKTFPYKQYQKMYNMFSLITQFMIPLGIMVVSYGLIFYTISIKSKEFREPEHASTSSESARGQVRSTFMRKAKRKALRMSIFIVATFIVCWFPYYVIFTRKAFGDSEETYNATLLTVLTTIGQSNAVLNPIIYGAFHLCKVHKPRLVGKAAFSKPSNKNDCNGYIFLLVRTTDVKCIKIRPNEIRLDISK
- the LOC139521087 gene encoding gonadotropin-releasing hormone receptor-like isoform X3, with the protein product MDKNFTYNVTSSFGENVTFITSSKWPLRTEQPPTFNEAFMTRTIIFGLLFLMALIGNTATIIQMYRMRKRRSTINILIVNLAIADLLITFFIMGVDAVWASTVQWLAGNVMCKIVKFGTATGLLASTYIIVVISLDRCCVIMDPISRHKAPKRVKIMIVISWILSALFSLPQVFIFSVLRGPFEEDFYQCVDKTFPYKQYQKMYNMFSLITQFMIPLGIMVVSYGLIFYTISIKSKEFREPEHASTSSESARGQVRSTFMRKAKRKALRMSIFIVATFIVCWFPYYVIFTRKAFGDSEETYNATLLTVLTTIGQSNAVLNPIIYGAFHLCKVYEKRQITRNMR